In the genome of Ignavibacteria bacterium, one region contains:
- a CDS encoding VanZ family protein translates to MVITNRFVRYHLPLISYLVFIFILSSIPGADLPEIKFELSDKIAHFLVFGLLCFLFFYSLKNQYKYVKLQKFAPEFAVLFTLLYGITDEIHQMYTPNRSSDVLDVVADFLGALVIYLIIKLYLKKTSKAD, encoded by the coding sequence TTGGTTATAACGAATAGATTTGTCAGGTATCACCTGCCTTTAATATCATATTTAGTATTTATTTTTATCCTCTCTTCAATTCCCGGTGCCGATCTCCCGGAAATAAAATTTGAGTTATCAGATAAAATCGCTCATTTTCTTGTATTTGGTTTATTATGCTTCCTCTTTTTTTATTCCTTAAAAAATCAATATAAATATGTTAAATTACAGAAGTTTGCACCTGAATTTGCCGTGCTGTTCACGTTGCTTTATGGAATAACGGATGAGATTCACCAGATGTACACACCTAACCGTTCTTCTGACGTTCTCGATGTTGTTGCGGATTTTCTTGGTGCTCTTGTGATATATTTAATAATAAAATTATACTTGAAGAAAACTTCTAAAGCTGATTAA
- a CDS encoding NHL repeat-containing protein: protein MILLYITILLNWFSIQQPIFKNAVSITTDGKGFIYVLDKDRNEISKLDSNLNLIKRLGDFGWNQGQFNNPTYIDGSSGLDILVSDPSNYRIQRLDLNLAFITELKTTTETFFPEFKFNNPVATLVVNSNDIYVIDYDNRRVVIYPKGTNPNNSFGDYKTSKIPLLEPVKLLKDNNNFIYIYDKGYKGILKFDSFGNFVQKLSLDNIKAFSIYNGQLYILTADNKITIFDPPSNSYKEEISLPAGYDSSKITDILIYNSEKYFILEKNKLSFFKP from the coding sequence ATGATATTACTTTATATAACAATCTTATTAAACTGGTTTTCAATTCAACAGCCAATTTTCAAAAATGCTGTCTCGATAACAACTGACGGAAAAGGATTTATTTATGTCCTCGATAAAGACAGAAATGAAATATCTAAGCTTGATTCAAATTTGAATCTGATAAAAAGGTTAGGTGATTTCGGATGGAATCAGGGACAGTTTAATAATCCCACTTACATAGATGGTTCATCAGGGCTTGACATTCTTGTATCTGATCCAAGCAACTATAGAATTCAAAGACTGGATTTAAATCTCGCATTCATTACTGAACTGAAAACAACTACAGAAACATTTTTTCCCGAATTTAAATTTAATAATCCCGTTGCTACGCTGGTGGTTAATTCGAACGATATTTATGTAATAGATTATGATAACAGGCGTGTTGTAATTTATCCAAAAGGGACTAATCCAAATAACTCTTTCGGTGATTATAAGACAAGTAAAATTCCTTTACTTGAACCGGTAAAGCTTTTGAAAGACAACAATAATTTTATTTATATCTATGATAAGGGGTATAAAGGTATTTTAAAGTTCGACAGTTTTGGAAATTTTGTTCAGAAATTATCGCTTGATAATATAAAAGCCTTCTCAATATATAACGGGCAATTGTATATATTAACTGCGGATAATAAAATAACGATATTCGACCCTCCGTCAAATTCATATAAAGAAGAAATAAGTTTGCCGGCGGGATATGATTCAAGTAAAATTACGGATATATTAATTTATAACTCCGAAAAGTATTTTATATTAGAAAAAAATAAGTTAAGTTTTTTTAAACCTTAA
- the ssb gene encoding single-stranded DNA-binding protein yields MAYSLNKVQLIGNVGKDPELSYSTTGTAYSRFSLATTDRVKDKSGEWQNKTEWHNITIFGKTAETFSKLIKKGSKIFIEGKLTNSEYEKDGVKRNSYSILVSDMRDIVLLDKREGGGSGGSSESSTGSSESGPVSEDDLPF; encoded by the coding sequence ATGGCATATTCATTAAACAAAGTTCAGCTTATCGGAAACGTAGGCAAAGATCCCGAGTTATCATACTCAACAACAGGCACAGCTTATTCGCGGTTTTCTCTTGCAACAACAGACAGGGTAAAAGACAAAAGCGGGGAGTGGCAAAACAAGACTGAATGGCACAACATCACTATTTTCGGAAAGACCGCTGAAACTTTTTCTAAACTTATTAAGAAAGGAAGCAAAATATTCATCGAAGGAAAATTGACTAACAGTGAATATGAAAAAGATGGTGTAAAAAGAAATTCTTATTCAATACTTGTCAGCGATATGAGAGATATTGTTCTTCTCGATAAAAGAGAAGGCGGCGGTTCAGGAGGTAGTTCTGAATCAAGCACGGGCTCGAGCGAATCGGGACCTGTTTCAGAAGACGATTTACCGTTTTAA
- a CDS encoding zinc-dependent metalloprotease — protein MKYIIILLFFGCFNSVFSQSYNEVVSRSIKQDGLITTYKDKEDYYFDFNNRIKNKYFILYSTNLTSIDNLGIFAGFPMSQMVMKFQEVKGAYNLVQIGTQILPDTSKFSNYNQEVTSRFGPIKIDFKQNESDSANRLCKINQFFEGDIPNLAYEFQQMFGGYYVINMDMTYIENVKTFPNNIEVFVNYVFTSQGGPNANVPDSRSINFKVRYSLIEIPENKNYISRYNDDRVGYFTSDFKDYSRPNRPTEYTSYINRWDLRKKDPYVELSEPVKPIVYYIDRATPLEYREPIRKGVLLWNKAFENIGFKNAVECRIQEDTAKWDVEDIRYNVIRWQSSSSSGLAGVGPSLANPFTGEIINASVLLNSEIVSYLRSERELISSLALTKPEEYFYNNNEQKFFKNNKCSDKFCNYANYSKIYVANALTAIKINNNITADENSELIQQFVNDYLTDLVVHEVGHTLGLRHNFKASSAYTFAQIRDSNFTKSNAIGSSVMDYNSVNLSAPGLPQGQYWSGTVGNYDLFAIEYGYKIFPDIKNPNDEVPFLLAVASKSQDPLNVYGTDEDVYDAFGPTSLDPLTQQFDLGNSPLEYAKEKIIISEDLLKKIQNHYPQYDRSFIQLSRVFRGVLFDYLSSVGYAAKYVGGAYVTRMKSGDFMGTKYPYQPVGSQEQMQALELVNEYLFHADRHLNFSPEFLQLLQPNTATVWEGQSRLDIPINEIILSYQKFYLQRFYNNILTGRMLQQEKVSSNSLPLSTMFDYIKTNVWSELKNNEGFSSTRKNLQKAHLDILIALVLSPYYGTPEEARSLAYYDLNNLKREIASKRSNSIYDEFHLKECASRIDKALNSVFIDQNN, from the coding sequence ATGAAATATATTATAATTTTGTTGTTCTTTGGGTGCTTTAATTCCGTTTTTTCTCAAAGCTATAATGAAGTTGTCAGCCGTTCAATAAAACAAGACGGACTTATAACAACTTATAAAGATAAAGAAGATTATTATTTTGATTTTAATAATCGCATTAAAAATAAATACTTTATCCTTTATTCTACAAATCTTACTTCAATAGATAATCTTGGAATTTTTGCGGGGTTTCCAATGAGCCAGATGGTTATGAAGTTCCAGGAAGTAAAAGGTGCTTATAACCTCGTTCAGATTGGAACGCAAATTTTACCTGACACTTCTAAATTCTCAAACTATAATCAGGAAGTTACTTCAAGATTTGGACCCATAAAAATCGATTTCAAACAAAACGAAAGCGATAGTGCAAATCGCCTTTGTAAGATAAATCAGTTTTTCGAGGGAGACATTCCGAATTTAGCATACGAGTTTCAACAGATGTTCGGAGGATATTATGTGATAAATATGGATATGACATATATCGAAAACGTTAAAACTTTTCCGAACAATATAGAAGTATTTGTTAATTATGTTTTCACTTCACAGGGAGGACCCAATGCCAATGTCCCTGATTCACGCTCAATTAATTTTAAAGTTCGTTACTCGCTAATAGAAATTCCTGAAAACAAAAATTACATTTCAAGATATAATGACGATAGAGTTGGATATTTTACTTCCGACTTTAAAGATTATTCTCGTCCGAACCGTCCGACTGAATACACTTCATACATAAACCGCTGGGATTTAAGAAAGAAAGACCCTTATGTAGAGCTTTCTGAGCCCGTAAAGCCGATTGTTTATTATATTGACAGGGCAACTCCGCTTGAATATCGCGAACCGATAAGAAAAGGTGTATTGCTTTGGAATAAAGCATTTGAAAATATTGGTTTTAAAAATGCTGTTGAGTGCAGAATTCAGGAAGACACTGCCAAATGGGATGTAGAGGACATCCGGTATAATGTTATTCGCTGGCAATCATCATCTTCGTCAGGGCTTGCAGGTGTCGGTCCTTCTCTTGCAAATCCGTTCACCGGTGAAATTATAAACGCTTCAGTTCTTCTTAATTCCGAAATAGTAAGTTATCTGCGTTCCGAGAGAGAATTAATCAGCTCTCTTGCGTTGACAAAACCCGAAGAATATTTTTATAACAATAATGAACAGAAGTTTTTCAAAAACAATAAATGTTCCGATAAGTTTTGCAATTATGCAAATTATTCGAAAATATATGTTGCAAATGCATTAACTGCCATTAAGATTAATAATAATATTACAGCTGATGAAAATTCTGAATTAATTCAGCAGTTTGTAAATGATTATCTAACAGATTTGGTCGTTCATGAAGTCGGGCATACCCTCGGCTTGCGCCATAATTTCAAAGCATCGAGTGCTTATACTTTTGCGCAAATCAGAGATTCAAACTTCACAAAGAGTAACGCAATTGGTTCATCAGTAATGGATTATAATTCGGTTAACTTATCAGCACCCGGATTGCCGCAGGGACAGTACTGGTCAGGCACTGTGGGAAATTATGATTTGTTCGCTATCGAATACGGGTATAAAATTTTTCCTGATATAAAAAATCCAAATGATGAGGTGCCGTTTCTTCTTGCTGTTGCTTCAAAATCACAAGACCCGCTTAATGTTTATGGAACGGATGAAGATGTTTATGACGCTTTCGGACCGACAAGCTTAGACCCTCTGACACAACAATTCGACTTAGGAAATTCACCCTTAGAATATGCAAAAGAAAAAATTATCATAAGCGAAGACCTTTTAAAGAAAATTCAGAATCATTATCCGCAATATGACAGAAGTTTCATTCAGCTTTCAAGGGTTTTCAGAGGTGTGTTGTTTGATTATCTATCAAGTGTTGGTTACGCAGCAAAATATGTCGGAGGTGCATATGTAACAAGAATGAAAAGCGGTGACTTTATGGGAACAAAGTACCCATACCAACCGGTTGGTTCTCAGGAACAAATGCAGGCGCTTGAATTAGTAAATGAATATCTATTCCATGCTGATAGGCATCTGAATTTCTCTCCGGAATTTTTGCAGTTGCTCCAGCCGAACACCGCAACAGTTTGGGAAGGACAAAGCCGTCTTGATATTCCAATAAACGAAATAATCTTAAGCTATCAAAAGTTTTATCTCCAAAGATTTTATAATAATATTTTGACAGGCAGAATGCTTCAGCAGGAAAAAGTCAGTTCAAACTCGCTGCCTCTTTCAACAATGTTTGATTATATAAAGACAAATGTATGGTCTGAGCTTAAAAATAATGAAGGTTTTTCATCGACAAGAAAAAATCTCCAAAAAGCACATCTTGATATTTTAATTGCGCTTGTATTATCTCCGTATTACGGTACTCCTGAGGAAGCTCGCTCGCTCGCATATTATGATTTAAATAACCTAAAGCGTGAAATTGCCTCAAAGCGTTCTAACAGCATTTATGATGAGTTTCACTTAAAAGAATGCGCATCAAGAATTGATAAGGCATTAAACTCTGTTTTCATCGACCAAAATAATTAA
- a CDS encoding NAD(P)H-hydrate dehydratase, with protein MQNVFFNQDNLIAEKSIIEELKIPSLVLMENAGRNSADFILSHFKLHTYRSIIIIAGKGNNAGDGFVIARYLIEKNHPVSLILVYDEKELKDDALINFNKLKNLNSDKLKISDLNNLQIHDFENSLIIDNIFGIGFKGYPDEKSKYIIDIINSVTSAAIVSVDIPSCLQQYNQESICVEADCTLSMGAYKFDTLFNKGKEASGNVNLIDIGVNFNDFKDRNLKKIFRLEKSDIKLQKRDANANKYTTGKVFVLAGSKGYTGAAYLCTTSAMRIGSGAVIIAYPESLDAIIEEKITEPVKLPLAETEDGGLSFDNFDTLKEKVEWSDCTLIGPGIGRNENTLSLVRKLVSDVKANYIIDADGIFAFKDNLELLKNSISKIILTPHTGEFANLLNLTSQDVVNDFYNLSKNFAKEYNVILVLKGAPTIITDGEYFYINSLGKENLASFGTGDVLSGIISGLFSQSKEAAQSAINGVLIHGYISEKLYNEFGSDSLMASDMLENLKTVKKEIGYNE; from the coding sequence ATGCAGAATGTATTTTTCAATCAGGATAATTTAATTGCCGAAAAAAGTATCATTGAAGAACTGAAAATTCCATCATTAGTATTGATGGAAAATGCCGGACGCAATTCTGCAGATTTTATTCTTAGCCATTTCAAACTTCATACTTATCGTTCAATCATAATAATTGCAGGCAAGGGAAACAATGCCGGCGACGGTTTCGTCATTGCACGGTATCTTATAGAAAAAAACCATCCTGTGAGTTTAATTTTAGTTTATGATGAGAAAGAATTAAAAGACGATGCGTTAATTAATTTCAATAAATTAAAAAATTTAAATTCCGATAAATTAAAAATATCTGATTTAAATAATCTTCAGATTCACGATTTTGAGAATTCATTAATTATTGATAATATTTTTGGAATTGGTTTTAAAGGATACCCTGACGAAAAATCAAAATATATTATTGATATAATCAATTCTGTTACATCGGCAGCTATTGTTTCAGTTGATATTCCATCATGCTTGCAGCAATATAATCAGGAATCAATTTGTGTTGAAGCTGACTGCACGTTGTCAATGGGTGCATATAAATTCGATACGTTGTTTAATAAGGGAAAAGAAGCAAGCGGAAACGTCAACCTTATTGACATTGGTGTTAACTTCAATGATTTTAAAGATAGAAACCTTAAAAAAATTTTTCGTCTTGAAAAATCTGATATTAAGTTACAGAAGCGTGATGCAAATGCAAATAAATATACAACCGGTAAAGTTTTTGTTCTTGCCGGTTCAAAGGGATACACTGGCGCAGCTTATTTATGTACAACTTCTGCAATGAGAATCGGCTCAGGTGCTGTCATCATTGCATATCCGGAATCGCTTGATGCAATCATAGAAGAAAAAATCACTGAACCTGTAAAGTTACCGCTTGCAGAAACAGAAGACGGTGGATTGTCGTTTGATAATTTTGATACTCTTAAAGAAAAAGTTGAATGGAGCGATTGCACGCTTATCGGTCCCGGCATAGGAAGAAATGAAAACACATTGTCGCTTGTTAGAAAATTAGTTTCCGATGTAAAAGCAAACTATATCATTGATGCAGACGGAATTTTTGCTTTTAAGGACAATCTTGAACTGCTTAAAAATTCAATTTCAAAAATTATCCTTACTCCGCATACAGGTGAGTTTGCAAATTTATTGAATCTTACATCTCAGGATGTTGTAAATGATTTTTATAATCTTTCAAAGAATTTTGCTAAAGAGTATAACGTGATTTTGGTATTAAAAGGAGCTCCGACGATTATTACTGACGGTGAATATTTTTACATTAATTCTCTCGGCAAAGAAAATCTTGCAAGTTTTGGAACGGGAGATGTTTTATCCGGTATAATAAGCGGACTCTTCTCGCAGTCAAAAGAAGCAGCACAGTCCGCAATTAATGGGGTTTTAATCCACGGTTATATAAGCGAAAAACTATATAATGAATTTGGAAGTGATTCATTAATGGCTTCCGATATGCTTGAAAATTTAAAGACAGTAAAAAAAGAAATTGGTTATAACGAATAG
- a CDS encoding VWA domain-containing protein, with protein sequence MLHIRYSKWMPWSKTDDKRLEELVSFFSYLLIQTNGDVEDAIQWLEELNIEYKIFDENFSFSEFIDELKKQGYIAEKEGKFILTPKGTQRIRTDSFKKIFSGLKLDTNGFHETNKSGSGIDRLSELKKFEFGDSITNIDLTSTIKNAFVNSSIDNLRLQEDDIEIYESEHLTTCATVLMIDVSHSMILYGEDRITPAKEVALGLAELITTKYRKDRLSLVLFGDDAEQIEIRDLPFITVGPFHTNTRAGLRLARNILRKQGTVNKQIFMITDGKPSAIFTDDGRLYKNSFGLDPRIVNKTLDEAVACRRDKIKITTFMIARDYYLRNFIDEFTKANNGSAYYSGLDNLGNLIFSDYIKNRKKNN encoded by the coding sequence ATGTTGCATATCCGTTATTCAAAATGGATGCCGTGGTCAAAAACCGACGATAAGCGTCTTGAGGAACTTGTGTCGTTTTTCAGTTACCTCTTAATTCAGACTAATGGAGATGTTGAAGATGCAATACAGTGGCTTGAAGAGTTAAATATCGAATACAAAATTTTCGATGAGAATTTTTCTTTCAGCGAATTCATCGATGAACTGAAAAAGCAGGGATATATTGCCGAGAAAGAAGGAAAGTTCATCCTCACGCCAAAAGGTACCCAAAGAATCCGCACCGATTCATTCAAGAAAATTTTTTCAGGTTTAAAGCTCGATACAAACGGATTTCATGAAACGAATAAATCCGGTTCAGGAATCGACCGACTCAGCGAGCTTAAAAAATTTGAATTCGGTGATTCGATTACTAACATAGACCTCACTTCCACAATTAAGAATGCTTTTGTAAACTCATCCATTGATAACCTGCGTCTGCAGGAAGACGATATTGAAATTTATGAAAGCGAGCATCTCACAACTTGTGCAACTGTTTTGATGATTGACGTCTCTCACAGTATGATTCTATACGGGGAAGATAGGATTACTCCTGCAAAAGAAGTTGCGCTTGGACTTGCGGAATTAATAACAACAAAATACCGTAAAGACAGGTTGAGTTTAGTATTATTCGGAGACGATGCAGAACAAATTGAAATACGTGATTTGCCGTTCATAACCGTAGGACCATTTCATACAAACACGCGGGCAGGGCTTCGCCTTGCAAGAAACATTCTGAGAAAGCAGGGGACTGTCAATAAACAGATTTTTATGATTACTGACGGAAAGCCATCTGCAATATTTACCGACGACGGACGTTTGTATAAAAATTCTTTCGGATTAGACCCTCGAATAGTTAATAAAACTCTCGATGAAGCAGTTGCTTGCAGGCGTGATAAAATAAAAATCACTACATTTATGATTGCACGCGATTATTACCTGAGAAACTTCATAGATGAGTTTACAAAAGCAAATAACGGCAGCGCATATTATTCAGGTCTCGATAATCTCGGCAACTTAATTTTCTCTGATTACATCAAAAACAGAAAAAAGAATAATTGA
- a CDS encoding enoyl-CoA hydratase-related protein has protein sequence MYKFIKADLDKNVYKIKLNRPEVYNAFNEEMLYELQDAFKTAAENSEIRCVSITGEGKAFCSGQDLKDFASRNSTFKEALQKKYNPLVRQITSLPKPVICGINGVAAGAGLSLALACDYRIAVESATMIEIFINIGLVPDSGSSFTLPRLVGYAKAFEMCVNADKVTAKEAFNIGLVNKVVSNQIVLNKLLDITCKNFASKPTKAIGMIKSLLNKSFQSTLDDILELEAEYQNIGGETYDYKEGLNAFLEKRKAVFKGN, from the coding sequence ATGTACAAATTCATAAAAGCAGATTTAGATAAAAACGTTTATAAAATAAAGCTCAATCGTCCCGAAGTTTATAATGCATTCAATGAAGAAATGCTTTACGAGCTTCAGGATGCTTTCAAAACTGCCGCAGAAAATTCTGAAATAAGATGTGTATCGATAACAGGAGAGGGAAAAGCTTTTTGTTCAGGTCAGGATTTGAAAGATTTTGCTTCAAGAAATTCTACGTTCAAAGAAGCTCTTCAGAAAAAATACAATCCACTTGTTAGGCAAATTACTTCCTTACCAAAGCCGGTTATATGCGGAATTAATGGTGTTGCTGCAGGTGCAGGGCTCTCTCTTGCCTTGGCATGCGACTATAGAATTGCGGTTGAAAGTGCCACTATGATTGAGATTTTTATTAATATCGGTCTTGTTCCTGATTCAGGCTCAAGCTTTACTCTACCACGTCTTGTCGGTTATGCCAAAGCATTTGAAATGTGCGTAAATGCAGATAAAGTAACTGCAAAAGAAGCATTTAATATAGGACTTGTTAACAAGGTCGTAAGCAATCAAATAGTTTTAAACAAATTACTCGATATTACCTGCAAAAATTTCGCAAGTAAGCCGACCAAGGCAATCGGAATGATTAAATCCTTGCTAAATAAATCATTTCAGTCAACATTAGACGATATACTCGAACTTGAAGCTGAATATCAGAATATTGGAGGTGAAACATATGACTATAAAGAAGGTCTAAATGCATTTTTAGAAAAACGAAAAGCTGTATTTAAAGGCAATTAG
- a CDS encoding arginine deiminase-related protein — MKPDKILMCEPKYFDITYSGNEFMRGNINNLDKIKAVKEWYDLKSVYENLGFKVSLIPAVKSQVDMVFTANQSLPLIGRTGEKIVFMSKMKNKERQNEVKYFEDFYKQNGYKIIHLPDTINHFESMGDCVVDYERRILFGGYGYRTQSEVYDFIGEYVDFKIHRINLQNPVLYHLDTCFSIINSHTAVIDKTAFTDADIEMFKTYFEDIIYADAEENMKYFVCNCHSPDGKNVIVQKGSKEFKEEILKRGLNLIEVDTSEFIKSGGSVFCMKMMYY, encoded by the coding sequence ATGAAACCTGATAAAATATTAATGTGTGAGCCGAAATACTTCGACATTACGTATTCCGGCAATGAATTTATGAGAGGTAATATAAACAATTTAGATAAAATTAAGGCTGTAAAAGAATGGTATGATTTGAAGTCAGTTTATGAAAACCTTGGATTTAAAGTCAGTTTAATTCCCGCAGTTAAAAGTCAGGTTGATATGGTCTTTACAGCAAATCAATCGCTTCCACTAATTGGCAGAACCGGAGAAAAAATTGTTTTTATGAGCAAGATGAAAAACAAAGAACGACAGAATGAAGTAAAATATTTTGAAGATTTTTATAAACAAAACGGTTACAAGATAATTCACTTGCCTGATACGATTAATCATTTTGAATCAATGGGTGATTGTGTGGTTGATTATGAGAGAAGAATATTATTCGGGGGTTACGGCTACAGAACTCAAAGCGAAGTGTATGACTTTATTGGTGAATATGTTGATTTTAAAATTCATAGAATCAATTTACAGAATCCTGTTTTGTATCATCTTGATACTTGTTTTTCAATTATTAATTCTCATACTGCCGTGATTGACAAAACTGCTTTTACCGATGCAGATATTGAAATGTTTAAAACTTATTTTGAAGATATTATTTATGCAGATGCGGAAGAGAATATGAAATATTTTGTGTGTAATTGCCATTCGCCTGACGGAAAAAATGTTATCGTTCAAAAAGGAAGCAAAGAGTTTAAAGAAGAAATTTTGAAACGCGGATTAAATTTGATAGAAGTAGATACCTCCGAATTCATAAAATCCGGAGGCAGTGTGTTTTGTATGAAAATGATGTATTATTAA
- a CDS encoding NADH-quinone oxidoreductase subunit N: MIQTTDLLQIIPLLIISGAAVLTLVIDAFSKNKNFVFWFSLLSVIAALAFAMSNINYNSIILNNFIKVSILSNTFIILILTSIIISIIASKNYIEKEGINFGEYYSLMLFSVMGMVLMVQANDLLIVFLGLELMSICFYVLAGFMRKRTWSNESAMKYFLLGAFMTGFLLFGIALMYGAAVTTNISIIASTPALKTNAVFLIGLCLFLLGFFFKLGIFPFHMWIPDVYEGAPTTVTGMMSTAGKIAAVGILLPIVISTNIAEFRVIFSTAAILTMLFGNVIAIAQTNIKRLLAYSSVASAGYIMVGIAAMNDLSIKGITYYLIAYVFMQLGAFIVVSIIEQNSKDTNKFSNLSLNDYKGLAKNNPVLAIFLTIFLFSLAGIPPFAGFWGKYYLFYAAIQANLIWLSIIGITLSVISVYYYIKVIVYMWFQDAEDAAHAERTYTTPAFASVAITLSIIGTLVFGLFPEIFFNFFKV, encoded by the coding sequence ATGATTCAAACCACTGACCTCTTACAAATCATTCCTTTACTTATAATTTCCGGGGCTGCCGTTCTTACCCTTGTAATTGATGCATTTTCAAAAAACAAAAACTTTGTATTCTGGTTTTCATTACTTTCGGTGATTGCTGCGCTTGCTTTTGCAATGAGCAATATAAACTACAATTCGATTATTCTGAATAATTTCATAAAAGTTTCGATTTTATCTAATACGTTTATAATCCTGATTCTTACGAGTATAATTATTTCAATAATCGCATCAAAAAATTATATAGAGAAAGAAGGCATAAACTTTGGAGAATATTATTCCTTGATGCTGTTTTCAGTTATGGGAATGGTTCTGATGGTTCAGGCAAATGATTTGTTGATTGTATTCCTTGGCTTGGAATTAATGTCGATTTGTTTTTATGTTCTCGCGGGATTTATGCGCAAGAGAACCTGGTCAAACGAAAGCGCGATGAAATATTTTCTTCTCGGTGCGTTTATGACAGGATTTTTATTATTCGGAATTGCTTTGATGTACGGTGCAGCCGTAACAACTAATATCAGCATAATTGCATCAACACCTGCATTAAAAACTAATGCAGTATTTCTCATAGGTCTGTGTTTGTTTCTCTTAGGATTTTTCTTTAAGCTCGGTATATTTCCATTCCATATGTGGATTCCCGATGTTTATGAAGGTGCTCCAACTACAGTTACGGGTATGATGTCGACTGCAGGAAAAATTGCTGCTGTGGGAATTCTTCTGCCGATAGTTATTTCAACAAACATTGCCGAGTTCAGGGTTATATTTTCCACAGCAGCAATTTTAACGATGTTGTTCGGAAACGTTATTGCAATTGCCCAGACAAACATAAAGCGTCTTCTTGCTTATTCATCGGTTGCAAGCGCCGGTTATATAATGGTCGGTATTGCAGCAATGAATGATTTGTCAATTAAGGGAATTACTTATTATTTGATTGCTTACGTCTTTATGCAGCTTGGTGCTTTCATTGTTGTTTCGATTATCGAACAAAATTCTAAAGATACAAATAAATTCAGTAATCTTTCTTTGAATGATTATAAAGGTCTTGCAAAGAACAACCCCGTTCTTGCAATCTTTTTGACAATCTTCCTGTTTTCACTCGCAGGTATACCGCCTTTTGCCGGGTTTTGGGGTAAGTATTATTTATTTTATGCCGCCATCCAGGCAAATTTAATCTGGCTTTCAATAATCGGTATTACATTAAGCGTGATTTCAGTTTATTACTATATAAAAGTAATTGTTTATATGTGGTTTCAGGATGCAGAAGATGCAGCGCATGCCGAGAGAACATACACAACGCCGGCATTTGCAAGCGTTGCAATTACACTTTCAATTATCGGAACGCTTGTATTCGGATTATTCCCTGAAATATTTTTTAACTTCTTTAAGGTTTAA
- a CDS encoding DUF1207 domain-containing protein codes for MTKNPILFIIIFLLISLPLYSQNSQSESHKNKSKIEFLPSQELFRPIKASIFEPRISVAKNLNNDYLKLDIGYSPDIVSLKKRRNTYSVGVEFFTFSNLRNEDNFKFPVDAIDYYFGLKFSYQRPLKKNMTLSGRLRIAHISSHFEDGHKYERTDTIFIPVIYSREFVDLSAILDTRLNKRISLRNQLSINFLFHSIPDDFAKVYFQHGFEANFKITRILSAYFSNELRLVQVKNKWNLNSNIETGIKIGKLNSRGVNLFFTYYDGQDYKGQYYEKHLNIKALGFSVDL; via the coding sequence GTGACGAAGAATCCCATTCTTTTCATAATAATCTTTTTACTTATTTCACTACCTTTATACTCTCAGAACTCGCAATCAGAATCTCATAAAAACAAATCCAAAATCGAATTTCTTCCTTCTCAAGAACTTTTCAGACCTATCAAAGCTTCTATATTCGAGCCACGAATCAGTGTTGCAAAAAATTTAAACAATGATTACTTAAAGCTCGACATCGGGTATTCTCCTGATATTGTTTCGCTCAAAAAAAGACGAAATACTTATTCTGTCGGAGTTGAATTTTTTACATTCTCGAATTTAAGAAACGAAGATAATTTCAAATTTCCCGTTGATGCAATCGATTATTATTTCGGTCTAAAATTTTCTTATCAAAGACCTTTGAAAAAAAATATGACCTTGTCTGGACGTTTAAGGATAGCGCATATATCATCTCATTTCGAAGACGGGCATAAATACGAAAGAACAGATACGATTTTTATTCCGGTTATTTACAGCCGCGAGTTCGTGGATTTGTCTGCGATACTTGACACACGTCTGAACAAACGCATTTCTTTAAGAAATCAATTATCGATTAACTTTCTCTTTCATTCAATACCCGATGATTTTGCAAAAGTTTATTTCCAACATGGATTTGAAGCAAATTTCAAAATTACACGTATTTTATCCGCATATTTTTCAAATGAATTGCGCCTTGTTCAGGTTAAGAATAAATGGAATTTGAATTCAAATATTGAAACCGGAATCAAGATAGGGAAGTTGAACTCAAGAGGCGTCAATTTATTTTTTACATATTACGACGGTCAGGACTACAAAGGCCAGTATTATGAGAAACATCTAAATATAAAAGCTCTTGGATTCTCGGTTGACTTATAA